Sequence from the Christiangramia fulva genome:
TTGTACCGTTTTCTCATCAAGCAGCAGGTCGTCGCGACGTGTACTTGAAGAAACAAGATCGATAGCAGGGAAAATTCTTCGGTTTGAAATTCTTCGGTCTAACTGAAGTTCCATATTACCGGTTCCCTTAAATTCTTCAAAGATCACTTCATCCATCTTCGAACCTGTTTCGGTAAGGGCAGTCGCTATAATAGATAACGAACCTCCATTCTCTATATTTCGTGCGGCACCGAAAAATCTCTTCGGCTTATGAAGCGCATTTGCGTCTACACCACCACTTAGTACTTTACCACTGGCTGGTTGAACAGTATTATATGCTCTGGCCAAACGGGTGATAGAATCTAAAAGGATAACCACATCGTGACCACATTCTACAAGTCTTTTTGCTTTTTCAAGAACAATATTTGCAACCCGAACGTGCTCGTGTGCTTCTTTATCAAAAGTTGAAGCCACGACCTCGCCTTTTACATTTCGCTGCATATCGGTCACCTCTTCCGGGCGTTCATCGATCAGCAAAATGATTTGATAAACCTCGGGATGATTGGCGGCTATAGCATTTGCGATGTCTTTCAGCAACATGGTTTTACCCGTTTTAGGCTGAGAAACGATCATTCCTCTTTGTCCTTTTCCGATGGGCGCAAAAAGATCCATCACACGGGTTGAAACTGTGCTTTGCTTTTCAGCTATATTGAATTTTTCTTTTGGAAATAGAGGAGTAAGATGTTCAAAAGAAACGCGATCCCTTACCACCTGAGGGTCAAGGCCGTTTATTTTATTGATCTTGATCAGAGGGAAATATTTTTCACCCTCTTTAGGCGGACGAATTTGTCCCTGAACAGTATCTCCGGTTTTAAGTCCGAATAAACGAATTTGCGACTGTGATACGTAAATATCATCAGGTGAAGTAAGGTAATTATAATCTGACGATCTTAGGAAACCATAGTTGTCCTGCATAATATCCAGAACTCCTTCGCTTTCTATAATGGCATCAAATTCATAATCAGGCTCTCGATAGCGATTACGATTGTCGCGATTGCCATTGTTATCATGGCTGCTTTTCTTATGATCGCTGCGGTTGTCGTTACGATTATCATTACGATTGTCACCACGGTTATCGTTCCTGTTGTCATTGCGATTGTCGTTCCTGTTATCATTGCGATTGGAACTACGGTTGTCGGTACGGCCGCGATTGTCTTTTTTACCTGGATTTCCTTTGTTTCCCTGGCTTTTAGGAGCGCTTTGACTCTCGTCTTTTTTAGATGAAGAATCCTTTTCCTTACTTTTATCTGGAGAAGGTTTAGATGGAGAAGATTTAGGCGGCCTTTTGTTGCTGCCTATCTTGCCTTTAGGTTTCTTTTCCTGGCTCTTGGTGGTGTCCTGGTTTTCTTCGGTAAGTACTTCTTTCACCTTTTTAGGATTTGCAGCCTGATAGTCAAGAATCTGGTAAACCAGGTCTAACTTCTTCATTGTTTTGTACTTGGGAACGTTTAGAGATTGAGCAATCTCCTTAAGTTCAGGAAGCTTTTTAGCTTTTAATTCTGAAATTTCAAACATGAATGCTTTAAAATAAAATTTTTTTCTTTGGGTTGATTTTAAACTTCTCGAGGAAGAACAAAAAGTTTGGAGACTTAAGTAACCACTATTGAATGGGTTACGAAATGTTCTTGCAATAATACAACTTTATTTTAAACTTTTACATACCAATTCTAAAAAGAATCTTTTATTTTTGTGGCCGCAAGGATAAAAACTATGCTTCAAAGAATACAGACGGTTTATTTATTACTGGCAGTAATTGTAAGTGCCGGCCTCATTTTTGTTTTCCCGGTTTGGGAAACATCTGAGGGGACTGAAGTTTACGCAATAGACCAATTGCTTATATTTGGAATGTTCCTTGCCTCAGCAGCTTTGTCGCTGGTGAGTATTTTTATGTTTAAAAACAGGAAGCTCCAGTTTGTTCTGGGCCGCCTGAATATCATATTAAATCTTTTTTTACTAGGAGTGTTTGTGTATTGGTCTCTAAGTTTACCTGGAGAAATGGATATTTCAGAGAAGGGTATTGGGATGTTCCTTCCCATTGTTTCTATCGTTTTACTTGTTCTGGCCAATAAGGCCATTAAAAGGGACGAAGATCTCGTAAAATCTGTAGACCGATTGCGATAAGCCTATCATCTTAGTATATTAGTGCGTGAAAAACCCGGGGTTCTGCTCCGGGTTTTTTTATTCAGCCCAATTCGATCACCTCCAGATTCTGAATATTCGCTTTGTGAATTTCAAACCGCAGCATGGTTCGCTTTTTATGAAACCCCTGTTTCCCGGCTGCTCCGGGATTCATATGAAGTAAATGAAGGTTTTTGTCGTTCATTACTTTCAGAATATGGGAATGGCCGGAAATGAATAATTTAGGCGGATTTCTTTTGATTTCTTCCTTAACAGGAGGGGAATATCTTCCGGGATAACCACCAATATGCGTGATCCAGACATCTACATCTTCACACATAAATCTTTTGTTTAGCGGAAACTCTTTTCTTATGGTTGCATTATCGATATTTCCATAAACTCCTTTCAGAGGCTTCAATTTCTGAAGCTGATCTGTAACCGAAAGATCTCCAATATCACCGGCATGCCATATTTCATCGGCTAGTGAGGCGTAATGAAGAATTCGGTCATCTATATATCCATGGGTATCGCTGAGAAGAAGAATTTTTTTCAAATGGTATTTTTTTAGAAATCACTTAACAAATGATGAGGTGCTAAAAGCCTTTTTCCTTGCCATAATTGCCTTATCTTTGCACTTCGCAAATATAAAAATTAAGCGGCGTTTGAGGTATTTTATAGATCTCTCATATTTTGGAAAAGCTTATCACGGATGGCAAATTCAGCCAAATGCGATAAGCGTCCAGGAAGTTCTTGAAAAAAATCTGAGCAGGCTCTTTCCTTCAACAATCGAAGTGGTAGGAGCGGGAAGGACTGATGCCGGAGTTCATGCCAAACAACTCTTTGCCCATTTTGATACTGAGCAAGATTTCGATTTGCAGGAGTTGAAGTACAAGCTGAATACCATGCTTCCAAAAGATATCGCGATTTCAGATATTTTTGAAGTTAAGGCAGATGTTCATGCACGGTTCGATGCGATTTCAAGGAGCTATGAGTATCATATCATTCAGAAAAAAGATGCTTTTATGGCCGATTTTGCCTGGGCTTTATATCAGGATCTTGATTTTATAAAAATGAATCAGGCTGCTGAAATTTTAAAAGAATACACTAATTTCAAATGTTTTTCGCGTAGCCGCACCGATGTAAAAACTTATAACTGCCGTATTGACCTGGCAGAATGGAAAAGAGGAGAAAATACACTGGTTTTTTATATTAAAGCCGACAGATTTCTCCGAAACATGGTTCGGGCGATCGTTGGAACTTTAATAGAAATAGGTCAGAGTAAATATCCGGTCTCGCATATGCACAAGGTCATCAAAAGTGAAGACCGGGGAATGGCTGGAGCTTCGGTTCCTGCACATGGATTGTATTTAACAAAAATCGAATACCCAAAAAATATCAGAATTTAAAAATATGGCATCAAAAACAGGAAATGCTTTCGATATGGATCTATTTAAGCGGCTGCTTAAATATACCAATCCGTACAAGCGTATTTTTTATTTTGTTGCTATTTCAGCGGTACTTTTATCCTTATTCGGCGTATTAAGACCTATCCTTCTTCAGGAAACTGTAGATAATGCGCTCCTGCCAGCCGATTATGACAGCCTTATCTATTATGTAAGTCTGATGATGGGAGTGCTTGTGCTTGAAGTGATCTTCCAGTTTAGTTTTATCTATTATGCCAACTGGCTTGGCCAGGAAGTGGTACGAGATATTCGGGTAAAATTATTCAGGCATATGCTCAATTTCAAGATGAGCTATTATGATAAATCGGCTGTGGGCAGGCTCGTTACCAGGGCAGTTAGTGATATTGAAACCATCGCCAGTATCTTTAGCCAGGGCTTATTCATGATCATTAGTGACCTTTTAAAAATGCTGGTCGTTTTAGGGGTGATGTTCTATAAAAGCTGGCAACTTACGCTGCTGGTACTTACCGTTTTACCGTTTATTATTTATGCTACCCGTGTTTTTCAGAAGAAGATGAAACTGGCTTTTGAGGAAGTAAGAACACAGGTGGCCAATTTAAATACTTTTGTCCAGGAACGGATCACGGGAATGAAGATCGTTCAGCTTTTCACCCGCGAGAAAACCGAATATGAGAATTTTAAAGAGATCAATGATAAACATAGAAAAGCATGGGTAAAGACGGTATGGTATAATTCAATTTTCTTTCCAATCGCTGAAATGTCAACTTCAATAACCATCGGCCTGATTGTTTGGTTTGGTGGTTTAAGGGTGATCACGGGTGATGGCATGACCCTGGGTATTATTGTGGCTTTTATTGAACTATCGCAGATGCTTTTCCGTCCGTTACGGCAAATTGCCGATAAATTCAATACCCTGCAAATGGGAATGGTCGCTGCAAACCGGGTTTTTGGAATTTTGGATACTCAAGCTTCCATTGAAGATACCGGTGATCTGGAAATTGAAAAACTTAAAGGGGAGATCGAATTCAAAAATGTTCATTTCAGCTATGTTGATGATGAAGAGGTTTTAAAAGGAATTTCCTTTAAGGTTGAACCGGGCGAAACTGTTGCCATTGTTGGCGCTACCGGCGCGGGTAAATCGACTATTATCAACCTTCTCAGCCGTTTTTATGAGATCAGTTCCGGTAGTATATGTGTTGACGGGATCGATATAAAAAACATTAAACTCCAGTCTTTACGGGCACAAATTGCGGTAGTGCTTCAGAATGTGTTTTTGTTTGCCGATACTATCATGAATAATATCAACCTGGAAGATCCTGAAATTTCAGATGAAGATGTCATCAACGCGGCCAAACAAATCGGGATTCATGAATTTATCAGCTCCCTTCCAAATGGCTATTATTATAATGTAAAGGAAAGAGGCGCGATGCTTTCTTCGGGTCAGCGGCAATTGATCTCCTTTCTTAGGGCTTATGTTAGTAATCCCAGTATTCTCGTTTTAGATGAAGCGACTTCTTCCGTAGATTCTTATAGCGAACAGCTTATCCAGGAAGCGACGGAGAAAATTACCGAAGGCCGCACTTCCATAGTTATTGCCCACCGACTGGCTACCATCAAAAAAGCCGATAAAATTATTGTAATGGACCAGGGTGAAATTGTTGAAATTGGCAAACACACTGACCTGCTTCAGAAAAATAACGGTTATTATCGCAAACTTTATGAAGTGCAGTTTAAGGCTGAAGAAGCGGTTTAGTTAAGATCTTCTTTCAGCTTTTCCTTTAATTCTTCCATGGTTTCAAACATTACGAACTGTCCGTCTTTGATATAGGAAGTTTGTCCGGTCTCCTCGCTCACCACCACAGCAAGTGCATCGGTCTTTTCAGTGATCCCAACGGCTGCCCGGTGGCGCAATCCGAATCTTAAAGGAATGGTGCGGTCATTAGAAACCGGCAGAATAACCCTGGTAGCAGTGATCTTATTATCTTCGATGATCATTGCTCCATCGTGAAGCGGACTGTTTTTAAAGAAAATGGATTCAATAATTGGCTGATTTAGCTCAATCCACATTTTATCACCCGTATTTTTAACAAAATCAAGCTTATTGCTTTTTTGTATGACCATCAAAGCACCTGTATAAGAATTTCCCATTGATTCACAGGCACCCACAATAGCTTCGACATTTGTTTTGGTCTCAAAATCTTCCCTGTTAATACGAAAATTTCGGAAAAAGCGCCCCCGTTGCGTAAAATTGGTAGAGCCGATCATTAAAAGGAATTTCCTTATTTCCTGTTGGAAAACCACGATCAGCGCAAAAACACCAACCCCTATAAATTCACCAAGAACGCTGCTGAGCAATTCCATTTGGAGCAGCTTTGTTAGCAGCCAGACCAGGTAAATCACTACAATACCTATAAAAATATTTACGGCTACCGTACCGCGTACCAGCTTGTATACGTAGTATAAGAGAAGGGCAACAAAAACAATATCCAGGATATCGAGAATTCGAAGATCTATGATGTCCAAATTGCAGGGGTTTTATGTAAAAATAGAAAAACTAAAATAAGTTTGATACTTCAGCGGTTAATTTGATGCATTCTAAAGCTTCTTTTACATCATGAACCCGAAGAATGGAAGCTCCTTTTAAAAGAGCTATGGTATTAAGACTCGTAGTGCCGTTTAAAGCATCTTCTGGAGCGATCCTGAGCTTTTTCCAGATCATGCTTTTGCGGGAAAGTCCTGCCAGCAGCGGGAGTTCCAGGTTCTTAAAAAGTTCGAGCTTAGCTAATAATTCAAAATTTTGTGCGATGTTTTTAGCGAATCCGAAGCCGGGATCGATAATTAGGTCGTTAATTCCAAGTTTTCGTGCTTCCGCGATTCTTTCAGAAAAATAAAACAAAATATCACCTACAAGGTCTTCATACTGGTTCTGAGCTTTCATGGTTTGGGGCGTACCTTTCATATGCATCATAATATAGGGCACCTGCAAATCAGCCACTGTTTTCAGCATTTTGTCATCTAAAATGCCTGCTGAAATATCATTGATGATCGCACCGCCAGCCTCGATACTTCTTTTTGCAACGTCACTTCGGAAGGTATCGATGGATAAAATAGCTTCAGGAAATTCTTTTAAAATAATTTCAATGCTCGGAAGCATTCTTTTTAATTCATCTCCTTCAGAAATATCCTCTGCATCGGGCCTGCTGCTGTATGCGCCAAGATCGAGAAAAGTAGCTCCTTCATTCAGCATCTGTTCGGATTTTTTCAGAATTTCCTTATCAGAATTTGCCCGGCTTCCGCTGTAAAAAGAATCGGGTGTGATATTGATAATTCCCATGACTTTGGGTTCGGAAAGATCTAAAAGAGTGCCTTTGCAGTTGATAAACATAGAAAAAACGGGCTTTTTAAATAACTTTGACTATCTGAAATATTTGACCGAAATTTACGCAAATTACATCTACTTCATGCAGGATACTTCCAAACAATACGATGCGGTGATAGAAGTTTGCCGCAGTTTGTTCTTGAATAAAATGAAAGATTACGGCTGTGCCTGGCGAATTCTCAGGCTGCCTTCGCTTACCGATCAGATCTTTATAAAAGCGCAGCGCATAAGGAAACTTCAGGAAAGTGATGTAAGAAAGATCGAGGAAGATGAGAAATCTGAATTTATAGGAATTATAAATTATTCGGTGATGGCCCTTATTCAGCTGGAAAAGGGAATTGCCGGCCAGCCAGACCTGACTGTCGAGGAAGCTACCCGGCTTTATGATGAAAAAATCTCCGAAACCAGGCAGCTGATGATGGATAAGAATCACGATTATGGCGAGGCCTGGCGGGATATGCGAATAAGCTCCCTTACCGATTTGATCATTCAGAAATTACTGCGTGTAAAGCAAATTGAAGACAATAAAGGAAAAACCCTGGTAAGTGAAGGCATTGATGCCAACTACCAGGATATGATCAATTATTCGGTTTTCGCGATGATACATTTCAGTGAGGCCGAAGGAGCGGAAAAATAATTAAAATGACTTTTATAGTTGGCAGACTATAATAATTTGAAAATAAAATTATGAAGGTAATTACAGGTATCGCCAGAGTGCTGGTTGGAGTTCTTTTTATTTTTTCCGGATTTATCAAACTCAACGATCCCGTAGGTTTTTCGTATAAACTACAGGAATATTTCAGCGAACAGGTACTTGATATCCAGTTTTTAATTCCCTTCGCATTAATAATTGCCATTATCATCGTCATTTTTGAACTGGTGCTCGGGATCATGCTTTTAATAGGCTATGCGCCAAAATTCACTACCTGGTGCCTGTTGCTCATGATCCTCTTTTTTACATTCCTGACTTTTTATTCGGCATACTATAATAAAGTGACAGATTGCGGCTGTTTTGGCGATGCCATTCCTCTCACGCCCTGGCAGTCATTCTATAAAGATGTGGCTTTGCTGCTGTTCATTCTCGTGTTGTTTTTTAACAGGAAATATATCACGCCTATTTTCGCACCGGCATCGCACCGCTGGATCATTTTTGCTTCTTTCATGCTTTGTTTTGCATTTTGCTATTATGTGCTGATGCATCTGCCGGTTTTCGATTTCAGGCCTTATAAAGTTGGAAATAATATTCCGGAGAAAATGAAATTACCCGAAGAGGCGAGAAAAGCTGAGGTAACTTACCACTGGAAATTCAAAGTTGATGGTGAGGAAAAGGTGATCACCAATCATGGAGCCTATCCGCAGGTTGATGGTGAATTTATTGGAGTGGAGACAAAACAGTCTGAAGAAAATATGATCCCTCCAATTCACGATTTTGTCATCGAAGGTGAAGAAGGGGATATAACGCAGGAAGTATTGAATGCGCCCAAAGTTTTGCTGATCGTTGTTTATAACATTAGATCAACCGAGCTTGAAGGCTATAAAGAGATAAAGCGTTTGAGCGATGAAGCCCTTGATAAAGGATATATGGTGTTGGGGCTAACCGCTTCCGGTGAAAAACTTCAGCAGAAGCTCAGGAAAAAGTACAACCTTAACTTCAAATTTTATCAGACTGATGAAACGGCCTTAAAGACCATTGTGCGTTCCAATCCAGGAATCCTCACCCTCGAAAATGGTACTATCACCCAAAAAGTTCACTGGTATGATGCTTCCGATATAAAATTATAAATGATTTCGGTAGCTTTTTCAGGATTTTTCAATTTTTAGAGGTTTAGCTTCGGTTTAAGAGGCTTTCAATCTTCCTTGTATTATATTTGTTATCAGGGGAAAAATTCCCTGAAATTAAAACAAACCAATCCTCGAAAATTTCAGAAAATGAGAAAAAATATAGTAGCCGGAAACTGGAAAATGAATAACGACCTTGCTGAAGCCGAAGAGCTTATAGGTCATATCAAAATGCAACTGGTAAAAGAACCAGAAGCAACGGTCATGGTAGCCCCTTCTTTTACTAATTTATATCCAGTTTTTCAGGCTTTAAAAAATACTCCGGTGATTGTGGCCGCTCAAAATATGAGCGAACATGAAAAAGGCGCGTATACTGGTGAAATTTCAGCTGATATGTTGAAAAGTGTGGGCGTGGAGACTGTCATTCTTGGGCATAGTGAGCGAAGGGCCTATTTTAAGGAAACGAATGAGCTACTTGCTAAAAAGGTAAAAACGGCTATAGAAAAAGAGATGACCGTAATTTTCTGTTTTGGCGAAGAACTGGAAGAACGTAAGAGTGAGAGGCATTTTGAAGTTGTGGAAAGGCAATTAAAAGAAAGTCTTTTTAATCTTCCCAAAAGCGCCTGGAAAAATATCATTCTCGCCTATGAACCGGTGTGGGCAATAGGTACGGGCGAAACAGCTTCTCCCGAGCAGGCACAGGAAATCCATAAGCATGTACGGGAATTGATTTCAAAAAATATCGGTTCAGAAGTGGCTGAAAATACATCCATTCTATATGGAGGTAGTGTAAAACCCGATAATGCCAAAGAAATTTTTGCCAAAGAAGATGTAGATGGTGGACTCATAGGAGGTGCCAGTCTAAAAGCGGTAGATTTTGTGGAGATCGTAAATTCATTCTAAGATGGGTGGCAATTACCTGGAATTTCAGTTTAAGATCGATCCGGTGCAGCCGGCTTCAGAGATCCTCATTGCAGAACTGGGATATTTGGGTTTTGAAAGTTTCGTTGAAAATGATGACGGTATTACCGCTTACATT
This genomic interval carries:
- a CDS encoding DUF4293 domain-containing protein — encoded protein: MLQRIQTVYLLLAVIVSAGLIFVFPVWETSEGTEVYAIDQLLIFGMFLASAALSLVSIFMFKNRKLQFVLGRLNIILNLFLLGVFVYWSLSLPGEMDISEKGIGMFLPIVSIVLLVLANKAIKRDEDLVKSVDRLR
- the rho gene encoding transcription termination factor Rho, which translates into the protein MFEISELKAKKLPELKEIAQSLNVPKYKTMKKLDLVYQILDYQAANPKKVKEVLTEENQDTTKSQEKKPKGKIGSNKRPPKSSPSKPSPDKSKEKDSSSKKDESQSAPKSQGNKGNPGKKDNRGRTDNRSSNRNDNRNDNRNDNRNDNRGDNRNDNRNDNRSDHKKSSHDNNGNRDNRNRYREPDYEFDAIIESEGVLDIMQDNYGFLRSSDYNYLTSPDDIYVSQSQIRLFGLKTGDTVQGQIRPPKEGEKYFPLIKINKINGLDPQVVRDRVSFEHLTPLFPKEKFNIAEKQSTVSTRVMDLFAPIGKGQRGMIVSQPKTGKTMLLKDIANAIAANHPEVYQIILLIDERPEEVTDMQRNVKGEVVASTFDKEAHEHVRVANIVLEKAKRLVECGHDVVILLDSITRLARAYNTVQPASGKVLSGGVDANALHKPKRFFGAARNIENGGSLSIIATALTETGSKMDEVIFEEFKGTGNMELQLDRRISNRRIFPAIDLVSSSTRRDDLLLDEKTVQRMWVLRKYLADMNPVEAMEFINDRIKQARNNEEFLISMNG
- the cdaA gene encoding diadenylate cyclase CdaA, which translates into the protein MDIIDLRILDILDIVFVALLLYYVYKLVRGTVAVNIFIGIVVIYLVWLLTKLLQMELLSSVLGEFIGVGVFALIVVFQQEIRKFLLMIGSTNFTQRGRFFRNFRINREDFETKTNVEAIVGACESMGNSYTGALMVIQKSNKLDFVKNTGDKMWIELNQPIIESIFFKNSPLHDGAMIIEDNKITATRVILPVSNDRTIPLRFGLRHRAAVGITEKTDALAVVVSEETGQTSYIKDGQFVMFETMEELKEKLKEDLN
- a CDS encoding ABC transporter ATP-binding protein is translated as MASKTGNAFDMDLFKRLLKYTNPYKRIFYFVAISAVLLSLFGVLRPILLQETVDNALLPADYDSLIYYVSLMMGVLVLEVIFQFSFIYYANWLGQEVVRDIRVKLFRHMLNFKMSYYDKSAVGRLVTRAVSDIETIASIFSQGLFMIISDLLKMLVVLGVMFYKSWQLTLLVLTVLPFIIYATRVFQKKMKLAFEEVRTQVANLNTFVQERITGMKIVQLFTREKTEYENFKEINDKHRKAWVKTVWYNSIFFPIAEMSTSITIGLIVWFGGLRVITGDGMTLGIIVAFIELSQMLFRPLRQIADKFNTLQMGMVAANRVFGILDTQASIEDTGDLEIEKLKGEIEFKNVHFSYVDDEEVLKGISFKVEPGETVAIVGATGAGKSTIINLLSRFYEISSGSICVDGIDIKNIKLQSLRAQIAVVLQNVFLFADTIMNNINLEDPEISDEDVINAAKQIGIHEFISSLPNGYYYNVKERGAMLSSGQRQLISFLRAYVSNPSILVLDEATSSVDSYSEQLIQEATEKITEGRTSIVIAHRLATIKKADKIIVMDQGEIVEIGKHTDLLQKNNGYYRKLYEVQFKAEEAV
- the folP gene encoding dihydropteroate synthase, with the protein product MFINCKGTLLDLSEPKVMGIINITPDSFYSGSRANSDKEILKKSEQMLNEGATFLDLGAYSSRPDAEDISEGDELKRMLPSIEIILKEFPEAILSIDTFRSDVAKRSIEAGGAIINDISAGILDDKMLKTVADLQVPYIMMHMKGTPQTMKAQNQYEDLVGDILFYFSERIAEARKLGINDLIIDPGFGFAKNIAQNFELLAKLELFKNLELPLLAGLSRKSMIWKKLRIAPEDALNGTTSLNTIALLKGASILRVHDVKEALECIKLTAEVSNLF
- the truA gene encoding tRNA pseudouridine(38-40) synthase TruA; translated protein: MRYFIDLSYFGKAYHGWQIQPNAISVQEVLEKNLSRLFPSTIEVVGAGRTDAGVHAKQLFAHFDTEQDFDLQELKYKLNTMLPKDIAISDIFEVKADVHARFDAISRSYEYHIIQKKDAFMADFAWALYQDLDFIKMNQAAEILKEYTNFKCFSRSRTDVKTYNCRIDLAEWKRGENTLVFYIKADRFLRNMVRAIVGTLIEIGQSKYPVSHMHKVIKSEDRGMAGASVPAHGLYLTKIEYPKNIRI
- a CDS encoding BT_3928 family protein, whose amino-acid sequence is MKVITGIARVLVGVLFIFSGFIKLNDPVGFSYKLQEYFSEQVLDIQFLIPFALIIAIIIVIFELVLGIMLLIGYAPKFTTWCLLLMILFFTFLTFYSAYYNKVTDCGCFGDAIPLTPWQSFYKDVALLLFILVLFFNRKYITPIFAPASHRWIIFASFMLCFAFCYYVLMHLPVFDFRPYKVGNNIPEKMKLPEEARKAEVTYHWKFKVDGEEKVITNHGAYPQVDGEFIGVETKQSEENMIPPIHDFVIEGEEGDITQEVLNAPKVLLIVVYNIRSTELEGYKEIKRLSDEALDKGYMVLGLTASGEKLQQKLRKKYNLNFKFYQTDETALKTIVRSNPGILTLENGTITQKVHWYDASDIKL
- a CDS encoding metallophosphoesterase family protein, producing the protein MKKILLLSDTHGYIDDRILHYASLADEIWHAGDIGDLSVTDQLQKLKPLKGVYGNIDNATIRKEFPLNKRFMCEDVDVWITHIGGYPGRYSPPVKEEIKRNPPKLFISGHSHILKVMNDKNLHLLHMNPGAAGKQGFHKKRTMLRFEIHKANIQNLEVIELG
- a CDS encoding DUF1599 domain-containing protein, whose amino-acid sequence is MQDTSKQYDAVIEVCRSLFLNKMKDYGCAWRILRLPSLTDQIFIKAQRIRKLQESDVRKIEEDEKSEFIGIINYSVMALIQLEKGIAGQPDLTVEEATRLYDEKISETRQLMMDKNHDYGEAWRDMRISSLTDLIIQKLLRVKQIEDNKGKTLVSEGIDANYQDMINYSVFAMIHFSEAEGAEK
- the tpiA gene encoding triose-phosphate isomerase, translating into MRKNIVAGNWKMNNDLAEAEELIGHIKMQLVKEPEATVMVAPSFTNLYPVFQALKNTPVIVAAQNMSEHEKGAYTGEISADMLKSVGVETVILGHSERRAYFKETNELLAKKVKTAIEKEMTVIFCFGEELEERKSERHFEVVERQLKESLFNLPKSAWKNIILAYEPVWAIGTGETASPEQAQEIHKHVRELISKNIGSEVAENTSILYGGSVKPDNAKEIFAKEDVDGGLIGGASLKAVDFVEIVNSF